In Flavobacterium sp. N1736, the following are encoded in one genomic region:
- a CDS encoding tail fiber protein: MKKLISLTLVFFCISISSKAQNTTFNNVSIGTDNPAYGIKIKANFPGVTGGWARGFYVTNENDTQKYISLGSLGSTTNGVATVTNSFIGTDYNNQYMTFLPNKNIGIGASNPQNVLQIGDFVNNLNYKISLPGSYNFEEIKLGQYGNGRTGLEMITHTNTASSFGVRLFAGTDTGMDGLQIQTADPSNSAAGLTYTTRLAVILNGNVGIGTIVPDEKLTVKGKIHTQEVRVDMAGPLVPDYVFANDYKLKSLQEVEDYIKENKHLPEIPSAQEIEKNGLMLAEMNMSLLKKMEEMTLYMIEMKKENEKQNKEIKILKSKLSK; encoded by the coding sequence ATGAAAAAATTAATTTCATTAACTCTTGTTTTTTTTTGCATAAGTATTTCATCAAAAGCACAAAATACTACATTTAATAACGTTTCAATTGGCACGGATAATCCAGCGTATGGTATAAAAATTAAGGCTAATTTTCCAGGTGTAACCGGAGGTTGGGCCAGAGGTTTTTATGTAACAAATGAAAATGATACTCAAAAATACATTTCATTGGGATCTTTGGGATCTACCACAAATGGAGTGGCAACTGTTACAAACAGTTTTATTGGTACTGATTATAACAATCAATACATGACATTTTTACCTAATAAAAATATCGGAATTGGAGCTAGTAATCCACAAAATGTATTACAAATAGGTGATTTTGTCAATAATTTAAACTACAAAATAAGTCTTCCGGGATCATATAATTTTGAAGAAATAAAACTAGGTCAATATGGAAATGGCAGGACTGGATTAGAAATGATAACTCATACAAATACTGCCAGCTCATTTGGGGTAAGACTATTTGCCGGGACTGATACGGGAATGGATGGTTTACAAATTCAGACTGCCGATCCTTCAAATTCTGCAGCTGGTTTAACTTATACTACCCGATTAGCTGTTATTTTGAATGGGAATGTTGGTATTGGCACAATTGTTCCTGATGAAAAATTAACCGTTAAAGGAAAAATCCATACGCAAGAAGTACGAGTTGATATGGCTGGACCGTTAGTTCCTGATTATGTTTTTGCGAATGATTACAAACTAAAATCATTACAAGAAGTTGAGGATTATATTAAGGAAAACAAACATTTACCTGAAATTCCGTCTGCACAAGAAATTGAAAAAAACGGTTTGATGCTGGCGGAAATGAATATGAGTTTGTTGAAGAAAATGGAAGAAATGACGCTTTATATGATTGAAATGAAGAAAGAGAATGAAAAGCAAAATAAAGAAATAAAAATATTAAAAAGCAAACTTTCAAAATAG